A single genomic interval of Vairimorpha necatrix chromosome 5, complete sequence harbors:
- a CDS encoding ubiquitin carboxyl-terminal hydrolase (UBP14), translating to MEKLKLYKFRETCSCCFLNVKSGINVCKCQISFCDKHFDVHTNKSSCSLLYRVHDQDTLHIQASDLNNEEKQKALEKLKLILKCNNYDEKVIFKTDEVECHHILHISVHDKIQIDKLKNLKCNDCEVTKNLYICFTCGFIGCGRVQFGIEGNGHAKHHYNVTDHCIFVLISSITPEYICDTFCYKCDEFIVNPICEAKIECVEFFTTDASETDKKVVVEESVNEDPSPFLGIKNAGNTCFISSSLQLIGLIASKEDLDFEKHFEICEENNPLNCIYCQACKIFNEMKIKRKSMDCKSISIPDMLVLIWRRFPFFEKNVQEDASEFLLAFLNLLSEAESIGLFPKISQFFKLKTESQTSCNSCKSSRVNEEEQFALFLPFKQSLQSCVENYFKDHTGVCSCGNEQIVSNKILSLPKYLLVSVKKFKYENQVCTKICDSLSVDEVNLVKFIKRPSISNYFIQELISKGFKEGEILLSLSSNVDFDNKEELIREYSESYRTNPVYNVQGSIVHTGTSFNAGHYMWFVKNKDVFYLVNDRKISEERVEWFEQSYVICLY from the coding sequence atggaaaaattaaaactttacaaatttagaGAGACCTGCAgttgttgttttttaaatgtgaAAAGTGGAATAAATGTTTGTAAATGTCAAATATCTTTTTGTGATAAACATTTCGACGTACATACAAACAAATCTTCTTGTTCGCTTTTGTACAGAGTTCATGATCAAGATACGCTACACATTCAAGCTTCTGATTTAAACAAtgaagaaaaacaaaaagctCTTGAAAAACTTAaactaattttaaaatgtaataatTATGACGAGAaagttatttttaaaacagatGAAGTCGAGTGCCATCATATTCTTCATATAAGTGTACATGACAAGATTCAAATTgataaactaaaaaatttaaaatgtaacGACTGCGAagttacaaaaaatttatacatttgTTTTACATGTGGGTTTATAGGATGTGGTAGAGTACAATTTGGCATAGAAGGCAATGGACATGCCAAACATCATTATAATGTCACTGATCattgtatttttgtattaatttcttcaatAACCCCAGAATATATTTGTGATACTTTTTGTTACAAGTGTGACGAGTTTATTGTCAATCCAATTTGTGAAGCGAAAATTGAATGCGTCGAGTTTTTCACGACAGATGCATCAGAGACTGACAAAAAAGTTGTAGTCGAAGAGTCAGTAAATGAAGATCCAAGTCCATTTTTAGGAATTAAAAATGCTGGAAATACTTGTTTCATTTCTTCATCTCTTCAATTAATAGGATTGATAGCTTCTAAAGAAGATTTAGATTTTGAGAaacattttgaaatttgCGAGGAGAATAATCCTCttaattgtatttattGCCAAGcatgtaaaattttcaatgaaatgaaaattaaaaggaAATCTATGGATTGTAAATCAATTTCCATACCCGACATGCTAGTACTGATTTGGAGAAGATTCCCATTCTTCGAGAAAAATGTACAAGAAGATGCTAGCGAATTTCTTCTcgcttttttaaatcttctaaGCGAGGCCGAGTCAATAGGATTATTTCCAAAAATTAGTCAATTTTTCAAACTAAAAACAGAAAGTCAAACAAGTTGTAATTCTTGTAAATCATCAAGAGTCAATGAAGAAGAACAGTTTGCTTTATTTCTTCCTTTTAAACAGTCTCTACAAAGTTGTgtagaaaattatttcaaagATCATACAGGCGTATGTTCTTGTGGAAATGAACAAATAGTCTCTAATAAAATTCTGTCGCTTCCGAAATATTTACTAGTTTCagtaaagaaatttaaatatgaaaatcaAGTATGTACAAAGATTTGTGATAGTTTGTCAGTCGATGAAGTAAATTTAgtgaaatttattaaaagaccttctatttctaattattttattcaaGAGCTTATTTCTAAAGGATTCAAAGAAggagaaattttattaagctTGTCTTCTAATGTTGACtttgataataaagaagaattaATTAGAGAATATTCCGAATCGTATCGTACTAATCCCGTGTACAATGTACAAGGGTCTATAGTGCACACAGGCACTAGTTTTAATGCTGGTCATTACATGTGGTTTGTAAAGAACAAggatgttttttatttggtGAATGATAGGAAAATATCCGAAGAAAGAGTTGAGTGGTTTGAACAATCCTATGTGATTTGTTTGTATTAA
- a CDS encoding SWI/SNF complex subunit SMARCC2: MENVYPVCEKIEFEEIYGKKRENALPPRNKPTYVFNTKNDIKYKYKQGLKYKWFNMTEISSYEINYFGQIPKYLEIRNIILENYEKSLTFLSLKTVLNILSSHKFANVFKIYNFLDKIKMINNRDIIGECEEALKNINVINKPKKEEFIPNIIDTKNLCICQEESQFFSKDNFFICEKCLRKGKFPEHLNVKIKLLEAIEKYGDDWTNVANFVETKSKHECIYHFIMLPILENNLSKIGFSTHMPFMLSSNPVTHILVFLSSVIHPSVAASAAKICIKEISNQTQNLLKTMLNEAKKKSLEIIELETKKIKRLENVLEESLTNLILLKIRSLKNLQTNIEKVREELIEAKSNL; the protein is encoded by the exons aTGGAAAATGTTTACCCAGTTTgtgaaaaaattgaatttgaagaaatttacggtaaaaaaagagaaaatgCTCTCCCCCCTAGAAATAAACCAacttatgtttttaatacaaaaaatgatataaaatataaatataaacagGGTCTAAAATACAAATGGTTTAATATGACAGAGATAAGCTCTTatgaaattaattattttggTCAAATTcctaaatatttagaaataagaaatattatccttgaaaattatgaaaaatccTTGACTTTTTTGTCTCTAAAAAcagttttaaatattttgtcaTCTCACAAATTTgcaaatgtttttaaaatttacaattttttagataaaattaaaatgattAATAATAGAGATATCATAGGAGAATGTGAAGAAGcattaaagaatataaatgttattaataaaccaaaaaaagaagaatttaTTCCTAATATTATTGATACTAAAAATCTCTGTATTTGTCAAGAAGAAAGTcagtttttttctaaagataatttttttatctgtGAAAAATGCCTAAGAAAAGGCAAATTTCCTGAACATTTAAATGTCa aaataaaattattagaagCCATAGAAAAATATGGAGATGATTGGACTAATGTAGCAAATTTCGTAGAGACAAAATCTAAACATGAATGtatttatcattttattatgttaccaattttagaaaataatctTTCTAAAATTGGGTTTTCTACTCATATGCCTTTTATGTTGTCATCTAATCCTGTTACACATATTTTAGTCTTTTTATCTTCAGTAATTCATCCCTCTGTAGCAGCCAGTGCGGCgaaaatttgtattaaagaaatttctAATCAGACACAGAATCTTCTTAAGACGATGTTAAATGAAGCGAAAAAGAAAAGTCTAGAAATTATTGAATTAGAAACGAAGAAAATCAAGAGATTAGAAAATGTCTTAGAGGAAAGTTTGacaaatttgattttattaaaaattagaagcttaaaaaatttacaaacaaatattgaaaaagtCAGAGAAGAATTAATTGAAGCTAAatctaatttataa
- a CDS encoding eukaryotic peptide chain release factor subunit 1 (ETF1), with amino-acid sequence MLDEVELFRMRKLLKTLKDSRGNGTSMISLVIPPKDQIHRITKMLTDEYGTASNIKSRVNRLSVLGAITSAQNKIKTYKETPPNGLGIFVGTVLNTENKEKKISIGIEPIKPVNTSLYMCDSKFHVDDLLALFEDEFKFGVVVIDGQTTLFATLQGNVKTILQQIHVELPKKHGRGGQSSVRFARLRVEKRFAYIKKVSEIITNLYLTNNVSNVEGLILAGQSDLKNELARILDPRVKVIKTVDTNYGGESGLNQAIELCEDVLKDVKLSKEKKILQEFFNEINLDTGKYCFTLKETMYCLEMGAVETLIVWENSAEMKEEETFVDWIAENYKNYGCTLVFVSDKSSEGTQFVEGFGGIGGILRYKVELNGYCDEEYFSDDDDAPF; translated from the coding sequence ATGTTAGATGAAGTAGAGTTATTTAGAATGAGGAAATTACTGAAAACTCTTAAAGATAGTAGAGGAAATGGAACTTCTATGATTTCTTTAGTAATTCCACCCAAAGATCAAATACATAGAATCACAAAAATGCTCACTGATGAATATGGCACTGCttctaatataaaatcCCGAGTAAACAGACTTAGTGTACTTGGGGCCATTACGAGTGcccaaaataaaattaaaacttaTAAAGAAACGCCGCCCAATGGATTAGGGATATTTGTTGGTACTGTCTTGAATacagaaaataaagaaaagaaaattagTATAGGAATAGAACCAATAAAGCCAGTAAATACTTCTTTATACATGTGTGATTCTAAATTCCACGTAGATGATTTATTAGCTCTTTTTGAGGATGAATTTAAATTCGGAGTGGTTGTTATTGATGGACAGACAACACTTTTTGCTACTTTACAGGGTAATGTAAAGACAATATTACAACAAATTCATGTTGAATTACCAAAAAAACATGGACGAGGTGGTCAATCCTCAGTAAGATTTGCTAGACTACGTGTAGAAAAGAGATTTGcgtatattaaaaaagtatCGGAAATTATTACTAATTTGTATTTGACGAACAATGTGTCAAATGTAGAAGGTCTAATTTTAGCTGGTCAATCAGATCTGAAAAATGAATTAGCTAGAATACTTGACCCGAGAGTGaaagttataaaaacagTTGATACAAATTATGGAGGAGAAAGTGGACTAAATCAAGCTATTGAATTATGTGAAGATGTTTTAAAAGATGTAAAATTATCTaaagagaaaaaaattctccaagaattttttaatgaaataaatttggACACTGgcaaatattgttttacaCTCAAAGAGACGATGTATTGTTTAGAAATGGGCGCTGTAGAAACTCTGATAGTTTGGGAAAATTCAGCCGAGATGAAAGAAGAAGAGACTTTTGTGGACTGGATAGcagaaaattataaaaattatggaTGTACATTAGTTTTCGTCAGTGATAAAAGTTCTGAAGGTACGCAATTTGTAGAAGGATTTGGTGGTATTGGTGGAATTTTAAGATATAAAGTAGAACTTAATGGTTATTGTGatgaagaatatttttcagATGACGACGATGCGcctttttaa